A genomic stretch from Solanum stenotomum isolate F172 chromosome 8, ASM1918654v1, whole genome shotgun sequence includes:
- the LOC125873380 gene encoding uncharacterized protein LOC125873380 isoform X4, which yields MDSSSSSSQQNQYPSYPASQQQSYNPSRFQAYDRQSYYSNYQDPHQQQQPQIYHHQQQQQQPQHHHQQPQQQYSSYYPPNYSNSYPPQHPQAHQQWNHQEPPIHPPGVSIQPFSASHGQPHFQLPNQQNGYHLPQRTDGIGLGMNPVAALAQLNQLAGSVGAAERLTATGGLHGQSWYPQAQGFGPVIGGPGAYSGPGLGSGAFPGNGAGPSGLHSHVSRLCQVGQSLDKGGGRRMGGDRRRGDGQSKGGDRRRGDGQSKGGDRRRGDGQSKGGDRRGDKVSNSAGVGRCDLCNVDCGCLGILKMHLNGKRHKRNLEKLEANENRTVSDVENVQKPSGDLEPGSAMKPDNLLVEEETKQKSPQNVPLTAMKPDDLLVEEETKQNPPQHIPLTDMMPDNLLVEEETQQNPPQNIPLTAMKPDDLLAEEETKQNPPQNIPLTDMKPDNLLVEEETQQNPPQNIPLDTSSSENELVTEQKINNAQQADPPKDANRDSPEKKPMMNQSGNQRSSVKRKTLVGGRKKNKASKARRLAIEPSNSNVAIPLMCDLCNVQCDTREILRQHLLGRQHKSALKCVEGHHPIYGQAGLQAIYPPNPITNSLHHSQGAQQVLNGAQASDPIAGASLLPQNENAVPSATGVVSDS from the exons AtggattcttcttcttcttcatctcaGCAAAACCAATATCCTTCTTATCCTGCATCCCAACAACAATCCTACAACCCATCTCGTTTTCAAGCCTATGATCGTCAATCATATTACTCCAATTATCAAGAcccacatcaacaacaacagcCGCAGATatatcatcatcaacaacagcagcagcagccgcaacatcatcatcaacaaCCCCAACAACAATATTCATCGTATTACCCTCCCAATTATTCAAATTCATATCCACCACAACACCCACAAGCCCATCAACAATGGAATCATCAAGAACCCCCAATTCATCCGCCAGGGGTTTCAATTCAACCCTTTTCGGCATCACATGGGCAACCGCACTTTCAGTTACCGAATCAGCAGAATGGTTATCACTTGCCCCAAAGGACAGACGGGATTGGGTTAGGGATGAATCCTGTGGCAGCGTTGGCACAGTTGAACCAGTTAGCTGGTTCCGTGGGTGCAGCGGAAAGGCTGACTGCCACGGGTGGATTGCACGGCCAGAGTTGGTACCCCCAGGCTCAAGGGTTCGGACCCGTGATTGGAGGACCGGGTGCCTATTCGGGTCCGGGTCTGGGATCTGGTGCATTTCCTGGAAATGGGGCGGGGCCATCTGGATTGCATTCTCATGTAAGTCGTCTCTGTCAA GTTGGTCAATCATTAGATAAGGGTGGTGGTAGAAGGATGG GTGGTGATAGAAGGAGGGGTGATGGTCAGAGCAAAGGTGGTGATAGAAGGAGGGGTGATGGTCAGAGCAAAGGTGGTGATAGAAGGAGGGGTGATGGTCAGAGTAAAGGTGGTGATAGGAGGGGGGATAAAGTTAGCAATTCTGCTGGAGTTGGTAGGTGTGACCTGTGCAATGTTGATTGCGGTTGTTTGGGCATCCTTAAGATGCACTTGAATGGAAAGCGGCACAAAAGGAACTTGGAAAAATTGGAAGCAAATGAAAACAGAACTGTTAGTGATGTCGAGAATGTGCAGAAACCTTCTGGTGATTTAGAACCAGGATCAGCCATGAAGCCTGATAACTTGCTTGTGGAAGAAGAGACTAAGCAGAAGTCGCCACAAAATGTTCCTTTAACAGCCATGAAGCCTGATGACTTGCTTGTTGAAGAAGAGACCAAGCAGAATCCACCACAACATATTCCTTTAACAGACATGATGCCTGATAACTTGCTTGTGGAAGAAGAGACTCAGCAGAATCCACCACAAAATATTCCTTTAACAGCCATGAAGCCTGATGACTTGCTTGCTGAAGAAGAGACAAAGCAGAATCCACCACAAAATATTCCTTTAACAGACATGAAGCCTGATAACTTGCTTGTGGAAGAAGAGACTCAGCAGAATCCACCACAAAATATTCCTTTAGATACTTCATCTTCTGAAAATGAATTAGTAACTGAACAGAAAATCAATAATGCACAACAAGCTGATCCACCTAAAGATGCAAATCGAGATTCACCGGAAAAGAAACCTATGATGAATCAATCTGGAAATCAGAGGTCCAGTGTGAAACGTAAGACGTTAGTTGGTggaaggaagaaaaataaagcTTCTAAAGCAAGGAGGCTGGCGATTGAACCTTCCAATTCTAATGTTGCAATTCCTTTGATGTGTGACCTGTGTAATGTGCAATGTGATACACGGGAGATTCTGAGACAACATCTTTTGGGTAGACAGCACAAGTCAGCGCTCAAGTGTGTTGAAGGTCACCACCCTATATATGGACAAGCAGGACTTCAAGCAATTTATCCGCCTAATCCCATCACAAATTCCCTACACCATTCACAGGGTGCTCAACAAGTTTTGAATGGTGCTCAAGCTTCAGATCCCATTGCTGGTGCTTctcttcttcctcaaaatgAAAATGCTGTGCCTTCTGCGACAGGTGTGGTTTCTGATTCTTAG
- the LOC125873380 gene encoding uncharacterized protein LOC125873380 isoform X7, protein MDSSSSSSQQNQYPSYPASQQQSYNPSRFQAYDRQSYYSNYQDPHQQQQPQIYHHQQQQQQPQHHHQQPQQQYSSYYPPNYSNSYPPQHPQAHQQWNHQEPPIHPPGVSIQPFSASHGQPHFQLPNQQNGYHLPQRTDGIGLGMNPVAALAQLNQLAGSVGAAERLTATGGLHGQSWYPQAQGFGPVIGGPGAYSGPGLGSGAFPGNGAGPSGLHSHVSRLCQVGQSLDKGGDRRRGDGQSKGGDRRRGDGQSKGGDRRRGDGQSKGGDRRGDKVSNSAGVGRCDLCNVDCGCLGILKMHLNGKRHKRNLEKLEANENRTVSDVENVQKPSGDLEPGSAMKPDNLLVEEETKQKSPQNVPLTAMKPDDLLVEEETKQNPPQHIPLTDMMPDNLLVEEETQQNPPQNIPLTAMKPDDLLAEEETKQNPPQNIPLTDMKPDNLLVEEETQQNPPQNIPLDTSSSENELVTEQKINNAQQADPPKDANRDSPEKKPMMNQSGNQRSSVKRKTLVGGRKKNKASKARRLAIEPSNSNVAIPLMCDLCNVQCDTREILRQHLLGRQHKSALKCVEGHHPIYGQAGLQAIYPPNPITNSLHHSQGAQQVLNGAQASDPIAGASLLPQNENAVPSATGVVSDS, encoded by the exons AtggattcttcttcttcttcatctcaGCAAAACCAATATCCTTCTTATCCTGCATCCCAACAACAATCCTACAACCCATCTCGTTTTCAAGCCTATGATCGTCAATCATATTACTCCAATTATCAAGAcccacatcaacaacaacagcCGCAGATatatcatcatcaacaacagcagcagcagccgcaacatcatcatcaacaaCCCCAACAACAATATTCATCGTATTACCCTCCCAATTATTCAAATTCATATCCACCACAACACCCACAAGCCCATCAACAATGGAATCATCAAGAACCCCCAATTCATCCGCCAGGGGTTTCAATTCAACCCTTTTCGGCATCACATGGGCAACCGCACTTTCAGTTACCGAATCAGCAGAATGGTTATCACTTGCCCCAAAGGACAGACGGGATTGGGTTAGGGATGAATCCTGTGGCAGCGTTGGCACAGTTGAACCAGTTAGCTGGTTCCGTGGGTGCAGCGGAAAGGCTGACTGCCACGGGTGGATTGCACGGCCAGAGTTGGTACCCCCAGGCTCAAGGGTTCGGACCCGTGATTGGAGGACCGGGTGCCTATTCGGGTCCGGGTCTGGGATCTGGTGCATTTCCTGGAAATGGGGCGGGGCCATCTGGATTGCATTCTCATGTAAGTCGTCTCTGTCAA GTTGGTCAATCATTAGATAAGG GTGGTGATAGAAGGAGGGGTGATGGTCAGAGCAAAGGTGGTGATAGAAGGAGGGGTGATGGTCAGAGCAAAGGTGGTGATAGAAGGAGGGGTGATGGTCAGAGTAAAGGTGGTGATAGGAGGGGGGATAAAGTTAGCAATTCTGCTGGAGTTGGTAGGTGTGACCTGTGCAATGTTGATTGCGGTTGTTTGGGCATCCTTAAGATGCACTTGAATGGAAAGCGGCACAAAAGGAACTTGGAAAAATTGGAAGCAAATGAAAACAGAACTGTTAGTGATGTCGAGAATGTGCAGAAACCTTCTGGTGATTTAGAACCAGGATCAGCCATGAAGCCTGATAACTTGCTTGTGGAAGAAGAGACTAAGCAGAAGTCGCCACAAAATGTTCCTTTAACAGCCATGAAGCCTGATGACTTGCTTGTTGAAGAAGAGACCAAGCAGAATCCACCACAACATATTCCTTTAACAGACATGATGCCTGATAACTTGCTTGTGGAAGAAGAGACTCAGCAGAATCCACCACAAAATATTCCTTTAACAGCCATGAAGCCTGATGACTTGCTTGCTGAAGAAGAGACAAAGCAGAATCCACCACAAAATATTCCTTTAACAGACATGAAGCCTGATAACTTGCTTGTGGAAGAAGAGACTCAGCAGAATCCACCACAAAATATTCCTTTAGATACTTCATCTTCTGAAAATGAATTAGTAACTGAACAGAAAATCAATAATGCACAACAAGCTGATCCACCTAAAGATGCAAATCGAGATTCACCGGAAAAGAAACCTATGATGAATCAATCTGGAAATCAGAGGTCCAGTGTGAAACGTAAGACGTTAGTTGGTggaaggaagaaaaataaagcTTCTAAAGCAAGGAGGCTGGCGATTGAACCTTCCAATTCTAATGTTGCAATTCCTTTGATGTGTGACCTGTGTAATGTGCAATGTGATACACGGGAGATTCTGAGACAACATCTTTTGGGTAGACAGCACAAGTCAGCGCTCAAGTGTGTTGAAGGTCACCACCCTATATATGGACAAGCAGGACTTCAAGCAATTTATCCGCCTAATCCCATCACAAATTCCCTACACCATTCACAGGGTGCTCAACAAGTTTTGAATGGTGCTCAAGCTTCAGATCCCATTGCTGGTGCTTctcttcttcctcaaaatgAAAATGCTGTGCCTTCTGCGACAGGTGTGGTTTCTGATTCTTAG
- the LOC125873380 gene encoding uncharacterized protein LOC125873380 isoform X6: protein MDSSSSSSQQNQYPSYPASQQQSYNPSRFQAYDRQSYYSNYQDPHQQQQPQIYHHQQQQQQPQHHHQQPQQQYSSYYPPNYSNSYPPQHPQAHQQWNHQEPPIHPPGVSIQPFSASHGQPHFQLPNQQNGYHLPQRTDGIGLGMNPVAALAQLNQLAGSVGAAERLTATGGLHGQSWYPQAQGFGPVIGGPGAYSGPGLGSGAFPGNGAGPSGLHSHVGQSLDKGGGRRMGGDRRRGDGQSKGGDRRRGDGQSKGGDRRRGDGQSKGGDRRGDKVSNSAGVGRCDLCNVDCGCLGILKMHLNGKRHKRNLEKLEANENRTVSDVENVQKPSGDLEPGSAMKPDNLLVEEETKQKSPQNVPLTAMKPDDLLVEEETKQNPPQHIPLTDMMPDNLLVEEETQQNPPQNIPLTAMKPDDLLAEEETKQNPPQNIPLTDMKPDNLLVEEETQQNPPQNIPLDTSSSENELVTEQKINNAQQADPPKDANRDSPEKKPMMNQSGNQRSSVKRKTLVGGRKKNKASKARRLAIEPSNSNVAIPLMCDLCNVQCDTREILRQHLLGRQHKSALKCVEGHHPIYGQAGLQAIYPPNPITNSLHHSQGAQQVLNGAQASDPIAGASLLPQNENAVPSATGVVSDS, encoded by the exons AtggattcttcttcttcttcatctcaGCAAAACCAATATCCTTCTTATCCTGCATCCCAACAACAATCCTACAACCCATCTCGTTTTCAAGCCTATGATCGTCAATCATATTACTCCAATTATCAAGAcccacatcaacaacaacagcCGCAGATatatcatcatcaacaacagcagcagcagccgcaacatcatcatcaacaaCCCCAACAACAATATTCATCGTATTACCCTCCCAATTATTCAAATTCATATCCACCACAACACCCACAAGCCCATCAACAATGGAATCATCAAGAACCCCCAATTCATCCGCCAGGGGTTTCAATTCAACCCTTTTCGGCATCACATGGGCAACCGCACTTTCAGTTACCGAATCAGCAGAATGGTTATCACTTGCCCCAAAGGACAGACGGGATTGGGTTAGGGATGAATCCTGTGGCAGCGTTGGCACAGTTGAACCAGTTAGCTGGTTCCGTGGGTGCAGCGGAAAGGCTGACTGCCACGGGTGGATTGCACGGCCAGAGTTGGTACCCCCAGGCTCAAGGGTTCGGACCCGTGATTGGAGGACCGGGTGCCTATTCGGGTCCGGGTCTGGGATCTGGTGCATTTCCTGGAAATGGGGCGGGGCCATCTGGATTGCATTCTCAT GTTGGTCAATCATTAGATAAGGGTGGTGGTAGAAGGATGG GTGGTGATAGAAGGAGGGGTGATGGTCAGAGCAAAGGTGGTGATAGAAGGAGGGGTGATGGTCAGAGCAAAGGTGGTGATAGAAGGAGGGGTGATGGTCAGAGTAAAGGTGGTGATAGGAGGGGGGATAAAGTTAGCAATTCTGCTGGAGTTGGTAGGTGTGACCTGTGCAATGTTGATTGCGGTTGTTTGGGCATCCTTAAGATGCACTTGAATGGAAAGCGGCACAAAAGGAACTTGGAAAAATTGGAAGCAAATGAAAACAGAACTGTTAGTGATGTCGAGAATGTGCAGAAACCTTCTGGTGATTTAGAACCAGGATCAGCCATGAAGCCTGATAACTTGCTTGTGGAAGAAGAGACTAAGCAGAAGTCGCCACAAAATGTTCCTTTAACAGCCATGAAGCCTGATGACTTGCTTGTTGAAGAAGAGACCAAGCAGAATCCACCACAACATATTCCTTTAACAGACATGATGCCTGATAACTTGCTTGTGGAAGAAGAGACTCAGCAGAATCCACCACAAAATATTCCTTTAACAGCCATGAAGCCTGATGACTTGCTTGCTGAAGAAGAGACAAAGCAGAATCCACCACAAAATATTCCTTTAACAGACATGAAGCCTGATAACTTGCTTGTGGAAGAAGAGACTCAGCAGAATCCACCACAAAATATTCCTTTAGATACTTCATCTTCTGAAAATGAATTAGTAACTGAACAGAAAATCAATAATGCACAACAAGCTGATCCACCTAAAGATGCAAATCGAGATTCACCGGAAAAGAAACCTATGATGAATCAATCTGGAAATCAGAGGTCCAGTGTGAAACGTAAGACGTTAGTTGGTggaaggaagaaaaataaagcTTCTAAAGCAAGGAGGCTGGCGATTGAACCTTCCAATTCTAATGTTGCAATTCCTTTGATGTGTGACCTGTGTAATGTGCAATGTGATACACGGGAGATTCTGAGACAACATCTTTTGGGTAGACAGCACAAGTCAGCGCTCAAGTGTGTTGAAGGTCACCACCCTATATATGGACAAGCAGGACTTCAAGCAATTTATCCGCCTAATCCCATCACAAATTCCCTACACCATTCACAGGGTGCTCAACAAGTTTTGAATGGTGCTCAAGCTTCAGATCCCATTGCTGGTGCTTctcttcttcctcaaaatgAAAATGCTGTGCCTTCTGCGACAGGTGTGGTTTCTGATTCTTAG
- the LOC125873380 gene encoding uncharacterized protein LOC125873380 isoform X8 — protein sequence MDSSSSSSQQNQYPSYPASQQQSYNPSRFQAYDRQSYYSNYQDPHQQQQPQIYHHQQQQQQPQHHHQQPQQQYSSYYPPNYSNSYPPQHPQAHQQWNHQEPPIHPPGVSIQPFSASHGQPHFQLPNQQNGYHLPQRTDGIGLGMNPVAALAQLNQLAGSVGAAERLTATGGLHGQSWYPQAQGFGPVIGGPGAYSGPGLGSGAFPGNGAGPSGLHSHVGQSLDKGGDRRRGDGQSKGGDRRRGDGQSKGGDRRRGDGQSKGGDRRGDKVSNSAGVGRCDLCNVDCGCLGILKMHLNGKRHKRNLEKLEANENRTVSDVENVQKPSGDLEPGSAMKPDNLLVEEETKQKSPQNVPLTAMKPDDLLVEEETKQNPPQHIPLTDMMPDNLLVEEETQQNPPQNIPLTAMKPDDLLAEEETKQNPPQNIPLTDMKPDNLLVEEETQQNPPQNIPLDTSSSENELVTEQKINNAQQADPPKDANRDSPEKKPMMNQSGNQRSSVKRKTLVGGRKKNKASKARRLAIEPSNSNVAIPLMCDLCNVQCDTREILRQHLLGRQHKSALKCVEGHHPIYGQAGLQAIYPPNPITNSLHHSQGAQQVLNGAQASDPIAGASLLPQNENAVPSATGVVSDS from the exons AtggattcttcttcttcttcatctcaGCAAAACCAATATCCTTCTTATCCTGCATCCCAACAACAATCCTACAACCCATCTCGTTTTCAAGCCTATGATCGTCAATCATATTACTCCAATTATCAAGAcccacatcaacaacaacagcCGCAGATatatcatcatcaacaacagcagcagcagccgcaacatcatcatcaacaaCCCCAACAACAATATTCATCGTATTACCCTCCCAATTATTCAAATTCATATCCACCACAACACCCACAAGCCCATCAACAATGGAATCATCAAGAACCCCCAATTCATCCGCCAGGGGTTTCAATTCAACCCTTTTCGGCATCACATGGGCAACCGCACTTTCAGTTACCGAATCAGCAGAATGGTTATCACTTGCCCCAAAGGACAGACGGGATTGGGTTAGGGATGAATCCTGTGGCAGCGTTGGCACAGTTGAACCAGTTAGCTGGTTCCGTGGGTGCAGCGGAAAGGCTGACTGCCACGGGTGGATTGCACGGCCAGAGTTGGTACCCCCAGGCTCAAGGGTTCGGACCCGTGATTGGAGGACCGGGTGCCTATTCGGGTCCGGGTCTGGGATCTGGTGCATTTCCTGGAAATGGGGCGGGGCCATCTGGATTGCATTCTCAT GTTGGTCAATCATTAGATAAGG GTGGTGATAGAAGGAGGGGTGATGGTCAGAGCAAAGGTGGTGATAGAAGGAGGGGTGATGGTCAGAGCAAAGGTGGTGATAGAAGGAGGGGTGATGGTCAGAGTAAAGGTGGTGATAGGAGGGGGGATAAAGTTAGCAATTCTGCTGGAGTTGGTAGGTGTGACCTGTGCAATGTTGATTGCGGTTGTTTGGGCATCCTTAAGATGCACTTGAATGGAAAGCGGCACAAAAGGAACTTGGAAAAATTGGAAGCAAATGAAAACAGAACTGTTAGTGATGTCGAGAATGTGCAGAAACCTTCTGGTGATTTAGAACCAGGATCAGCCATGAAGCCTGATAACTTGCTTGTGGAAGAAGAGACTAAGCAGAAGTCGCCACAAAATGTTCCTTTAACAGCCATGAAGCCTGATGACTTGCTTGTTGAAGAAGAGACCAAGCAGAATCCACCACAACATATTCCTTTAACAGACATGATGCCTGATAACTTGCTTGTGGAAGAAGAGACTCAGCAGAATCCACCACAAAATATTCCTTTAACAGCCATGAAGCCTGATGACTTGCTTGCTGAAGAAGAGACAAAGCAGAATCCACCACAAAATATTCCTTTAACAGACATGAAGCCTGATAACTTGCTTGTGGAAGAAGAGACTCAGCAGAATCCACCACAAAATATTCCTTTAGATACTTCATCTTCTGAAAATGAATTAGTAACTGAACAGAAAATCAATAATGCACAACAAGCTGATCCACCTAAAGATGCAAATCGAGATTCACCGGAAAAGAAACCTATGATGAATCAATCTGGAAATCAGAGGTCCAGTGTGAAACGTAAGACGTTAGTTGGTggaaggaagaaaaataaagcTTCTAAAGCAAGGAGGCTGGCGATTGAACCTTCCAATTCTAATGTTGCAATTCCTTTGATGTGTGACCTGTGTAATGTGCAATGTGATACACGGGAGATTCTGAGACAACATCTTTTGGGTAGACAGCACAAGTCAGCGCTCAAGTGTGTTGAAGGTCACCACCCTATATATGGACAAGCAGGACTTCAAGCAATTTATCCGCCTAATCCCATCACAAATTCCCTACACCATTCACAGGGTGCTCAACAAGTTTTGAATGGTGCTCAAGCTTCAGATCCCATTGCTGGTGCTTctcttcttcctcaaaatgAAAATGCTGTGCCTTCTGCGACAGGTGTGGTTTCTGATTCTTAG
- the LOC125873380 gene encoding uncharacterized protein LOC125873380 isoform X5 → MDSSSSSSQQNQYPSYPASQQQSYNPSRFQAYDRQSYYSNYQDPHQQQQPQIYHHQQQQQQPQHHHQQPQQQYSSYYPPNYSNSYPPQHPQAHQQWNHQEPPIHPPGVSIQPFSASHGQPHFQLPNQQNGYHLPQRTDGIGLGMNPVAALAQLNQLAGSVGAAERLTATGGLHGQSWYPQAQGFGPVIGGPGAYSGPGLGSGAFPGNGAGPSGLHSHVSRLCQVGQSLDKGGGRRMGDDRRRGGGQSKGGDRRRGDGQSKGGDRRRGDGQSKGGDRRRGDVSNSAGVGRCDLCNVDCGCLGILKMHLNGKRHKRNLEKLEANENRTVSDVENVQKPSGDLEPGSAMKPDNLLVEEETKQKSPQNVPLTAMKPDDLLVEEETKQNPPQHIPLTDMMPDNLLVEEETQQNPPQNIPLTAMKPDDLLAEEETKQNPPQNIPLTDMKPDNLLVEEETQQNPPQNIPLDTSSSENELVTEQKINNAQQADPPKDANRDSPEKKPMMNQSGNQRSSVKRKTLVGGRKKNKASKARRLAIEPSNSNVAIPLMCDLCNVQCDTREILRQHLLGRQHKSALKCVEGHHPIYGQAGLQAIYPPNPITNSLHHSQGAQQVLNGAQASDPIAGASLLPQNENAVPSATGVVSDS, encoded by the exons AtggattcttcttcttcttcatctcaGCAAAACCAATATCCTTCTTATCCTGCATCCCAACAACAATCCTACAACCCATCTCGTTTTCAAGCCTATGATCGTCAATCATATTACTCCAATTATCAAGAcccacatcaacaacaacagcCGCAGATatatcatcatcaacaacagcagcagcagccgcaacatcatcatcaacaaCCCCAACAACAATATTCATCGTATTACCCTCCCAATTATTCAAATTCATATCCACCACAACACCCACAAGCCCATCAACAATGGAATCATCAAGAACCCCCAATTCATCCGCCAGGGGTTTCAATTCAACCCTTTTCGGCATCACATGGGCAACCGCACTTTCAGTTACCGAATCAGCAGAATGGTTATCACTTGCCCCAAAGGACAGACGGGATTGGGTTAGGGATGAATCCTGTGGCAGCGTTGGCACAGTTGAACCAGTTAGCTGGTTCCGTGGGTGCAGCGGAAAGGCTGACTGCCACGGGTGGATTGCACGGCCAGAGTTGGTACCCCCAGGCTCAAGGGTTCGGACCCGTGATTGGAGGACCGGGTGCCTATTCGGGTCCGGGTCTGGGATCTGGTGCATTTCCTGGAAATGGGGCGGGGCCATCTGGATTGCATTCTCATGTAAGTCGTCTCTGTCAA GTTGGTCAATCATTAGATAAGGGTGGTGGTAGAAGGATGGGTGATGATAGAAGGAGGGGTGGTGGTCAGAGCAAAGGTGGTGATAGAAGGAGGGGTGATGGTCAGAGCAAAGGTGGTGATAGAAGGAGGGGTGATGGTCAGAGCAAAGGTGGTGATAGAAGGAGGGGTGATG TTAGCAATTCTGCTGGAGTTGGTAGGTGTGACCTGTGCAATGTTGATTGCGGTTGTTTGGGCATCCTTAAGATGCACTTGAATGGAAAGCGGCACAAAAGGAACTTGGAAAAATTGGAAGCAAATGAAAACAGAACTGTTAGTGATGTCGAGAATGTGCAGAAACCTTCTGGTGATTTAGAACCAGGATCAGCCATGAAGCCTGATAACTTGCTTGTGGAAGAAGAGACTAAGCAGAAGTCGCCACAAAATGTTCCTTTAACAGCCATGAAGCCTGATGACTTGCTTGTTGAAGAAGAGACCAAGCAGAATCCACCACAACATATTCCTTTAACAGACATGATGCCTGATAACTTGCTTGTGGAAGAAGAGACTCAGCAGAATCCACCACAAAATATTCCTTTAACAGCCATGAAGCCTGATGACTTGCTTGCTGAAGAAGAGACAAAGCAGAATCCACCACAAAATATTCCTTTAACAGACATGAAGCCTGATAACTTGCTTGTGGAAGAAGAGACTCAGCAGAATCCACCACAAAATATTCCTTTAGATACTTCATCTTCTGAAAATGAATTAGTAACTGAACAGAAAATCAATAATGCACAACAAGCTGATCCACCTAAAGATGCAAATCGAGATTCACCGGAAAAGAAACCTATGATGAATCAATCTGGAAATCAGAGGTCCAGTGTGAAACGTAAGACGTTAGTTGGTggaaggaagaaaaataaagcTTCTAAAGCAAGGAGGCTGGCGATTGAACCTTCCAATTCTAATGTTGCAATTCCTTTGATGTGTGACCTGTGTAATGTGCAATGTGATACACGGGAGATTCTGAGACAACATCTTTTGGGTAGACAGCACAAGTCAGCGCTCAAGTGTGTTGAAGGTCACCACCCTATATATGGACAAGCAGGACTTCAAGCAATTTATCCGCCTAATCCCATCACAAATTCCCTACACCATTCACAGGGTGCTCAACAAGTTTTGAATGGTGCTCAAGCTTCAGATCCCATTGCTGGTGCTTctcttcttcctcaaaatgAAAATGCTGTGCCTTCTGCGACAGGTGTGGTTTCTGATTCTTAG